In Amycolatopsis coloradensis, one genomic interval encodes:
- a CDS encoding phosphotransferase family protein: protein MTVAADKTVEVRGEDSFDPAAVHTWLAGRVSGLGDTPPEVRQFPGGASNLTYLLAYPDRELILRRPPLGHKAASAHDMRREFRVQQGLRPVFPYVPEVLAFCDDETVLGGDFYVMERLEGLILRGDLPAGLELPPDGARELCGKVVDRLVELHAVDVEAACLADLGKGAGYVERQVRGWSDRFLKARTENVPDCAEVMAWLKDNQPSEVKICLIHNDYRLDNLVLDDDLDIVGVLDWEMATLGDPLMELGSTLAYWVQDDDDDVMKLSRRQPTHVPGMYTREEFVRRYAERSGLAIGDWTFYEVYGLFRLAVVIQQIYYRFHEGHTTNPALKDLWQFVGYLDGRCRRIIGGGHA from the coding sequence ATGACGGTGGCAGCGGACAAGACCGTCGAGGTACGCGGAGAGGACTCGTTCGATCCGGCCGCGGTGCACACCTGGCTGGCCGGACGGGTGTCCGGGCTCGGTGACACGCCGCCCGAGGTCCGCCAGTTCCCCGGCGGCGCCTCGAATCTGACGTACCTGCTGGCCTATCCGGATCGCGAGCTGATCCTGCGGCGGCCACCCCTCGGGCACAAGGCCGCGTCCGCGCATGACATGCGCCGTGAATTCCGGGTCCAGCAGGGGTTGCGGCCCGTCTTCCCGTACGTGCCCGAGGTGCTCGCCTTCTGCGACGACGAAACCGTGCTCGGCGGCGACTTCTACGTGATGGAACGCCTCGAAGGCCTGATCCTGCGCGGAGATCTGCCCGCCGGTCTCGAACTGCCGCCGGACGGTGCGCGCGAGCTGTGCGGCAAGGTCGTCGACAGGCTGGTCGAGCTGCACGCCGTCGACGTCGAGGCAGCCTGCCTGGCCGACCTCGGCAAGGGCGCCGGGTATGTCGAGCGCCAGGTGCGCGGCTGGTCGGACCGTTTCCTCAAGGCGCGCACGGAGAACGTCCCGGACTGCGCCGAGGTGATGGCGTGGCTGAAGGACAATCAGCCGTCCGAGGTCAAGATCTGCCTGATCCACAACGACTACCGGCTCGACAACCTGGTGCTCGACGACGACCTCGACATCGTCGGCGTACTCGACTGGGAGATGGCCACCCTCGGCGATCCGCTGATGGAACTGGGCAGCACCCTGGCGTACTGGGTGCAGGACGACGATGACGACGTCATGAAGCTCAGCCGCCGTCAGCCGACGCACGTGCCGGGGATGTACACGCGCGAGGAGTTCGTGCGGCGGTACGCGGAGCGCTCCGGCCTCGCAATCGGCGACTGGACGTTTTACGAGGTGTACGGCCTGTTCCGGCTCGCGGTGGTGATCCAGCAGATCTACTACCGGTTCCACGAAGGGCATACGACCAACCCGGCGCTGAAGGATCTCTGGCAGTTCGTCGGCTACCTCGACGGCCGCTGCCGCCGGATCATCGGAGGAGGACACGCGTAG
- a CDS encoding SDR family oxidoreductase codes for MVLRKNILITGASSGLGEGMARQYAARGRNLALAARRVDRLEALAAELKKAYPGITVVTRKLDVNDHDQVFAVFEEFREELGSLDRVIVNAGLGKGQRIGTGRFDANRETLQTNFLAAAAQIEAAVGIFRKQKNGHLVVVSSFLALRGVPGNATAYAASKAGISAFAEGTRIELLKTPIKVTTLHPGFIESEMNEDISKLPGAVRAEPGAQALVKAIESETAKAFVPTWPWSVLSKLFPFVPAPLLKKFG; via the coding sequence ATGGTCCTGCGGAAGAACATCCTGATCACCGGGGCGAGCTCCGGACTCGGCGAGGGAATGGCCAGGCAGTACGCCGCCAGAGGCCGCAACCTGGCGCTGGCCGCCCGCCGGGTCGACCGGCTCGAAGCGCTCGCCGCGGAACTCAAGAAGGCGTACCCCGGCATCACCGTGGTCACCCGGAAGCTGGACGTGAACGACCACGACCAGGTCTTCGCCGTCTTCGAGGAGTTCCGCGAGGAGCTCGGCTCCCTCGACCGCGTGATCGTGAACGCGGGGCTCGGCAAGGGGCAGCGGATCGGCACCGGTCGGTTCGACGCCAACCGCGAAACCCTCCAGACGAACTTCCTCGCCGCGGCCGCCCAGATCGAGGCCGCCGTCGGCATTTTCCGCAAGCAGAAGAACGGCCACCTGGTGGTCGTGTCCTCCTTCCTCGCGCTTCGCGGTGTGCCCGGCAACGCCACCGCGTACGCCGCCTCGAAAGCGGGTATCTCGGCCTTCGCCGAGGGCACCCGGATCGAGCTGCTGAAGACGCCGATCAAGGTCACCACGCTGCATCCCGGGTTCATCGAATCGGAGATGAACGAAGACATCTCGAAGCTCCCGGGCGCCGTGAGGGCGGAGCCCGGCGCGCAGGCGCTGGTGAAGGCGATCGAATCCGAGACGGCGAAGGCGTTCGTGCCGACGTGGCCGTGGAGCGTGCTCTCGAAGCTCTTCCCGTTCGTCCCGGCGCCTTTGCTGAAGAAGTTCGGATGA
- a CDS encoding SDR family NAD(P)-dependent oxidoreductase codes for MSRIVVVTGGTRGIGAAIAARFRAAGDKVHAPGRAECDVTDEDAVARYFDGLGPVDVLVNNAGISASAPLAKTSLEQWRTQIEVNATGAFLCTRAVLPGMRSRDTGRIVTVASTASHIGYRYTAGYTASKHAAVGLMRATAAELAGTGVTANAVCPAFVRTDMTAASVARIQERTGRDEADAEAALAAASPLGRLLEPDEVAHAVTFFAAPEAAAINGQTLVLDGGGIQS; via the coding sequence GTGAGCAGGATCGTCGTCGTCACCGGCGGGACCCGCGGGATCGGCGCGGCCATCGCCGCCCGGTTCCGGGCTGCCGGGGACAAGGTGCACGCCCCCGGCCGGGCCGAGTGCGACGTCACCGACGAAGACGCCGTCGCGCGGTACTTCGACGGCCTCGGCCCGGTGGACGTGCTGGTGAACAACGCCGGCATCTCGGCGAGCGCCCCGCTGGCGAAGACGTCGCTGGAGCAGTGGCGCACCCAGATCGAGGTCAACGCGACCGGTGCTTTCCTGTGCACACGCGCGGTTCTGCCCGGTATGCGGTCGCGCGACACCGGCCGGATCGTCACCGTCGCCTCGACGGCGTCGCATATCGGCTACCGCTACACGGCCGGGTACACCGCGTCGAAGCACGCCGCCGTCGGCCTGATGCGGGCCACCGCCGCGGAACTGGCGGGCACCGGCGTCACCGCGAACGCCGTCTGCCCGGCCTTCGTGCGCACGGACATGACGGCCGCGTCGGTCGCCAGGATCCAGGAACGGACCGGCCGCGACGAAGCCGACGCGGAAGCCGCCCTGGCCGCCGCGTCGCCCCTTGGTCGCCTGCTCGAACCCGACGAGGTCGCCCACGCGGTGACCTTCTTCGCGGCGCCCGAAGCCGCCGCGATCAACGGACAGACACTCGTCCTCGATGGAGGTGGGATCCAGTCATGA
- a CDS encoding SMP-30/gluconolactonase/LRE family protein → MAFGEVTVIPVNGHGPEDVVVDDQGRIYTGVDDGRILRVTPDGGRIDVLGDTGGRPLGLEFYGEDLLICDAKAGLLTMPLAGGPVTTLATSAVGLDFVFCNNAAVASDGTVYFTDSSRRFGIEKWRDDLIEQTGGGRLLRRTPDGKIEQLADGFQFANGVALPPDESYVAVAETGAYRVARVWLTGDKAGTRDYLVDDLWGYPDNISTGSDGLIWITVASPKVPALSLVQKLPAPLRAGVRALPTALQPAPARECGVRGVTPDGKQVHELRGEIDGFHVLVGVRERAGTLYFGSLEDNAIAVTTV, encoded by the coding sequence ATGGCGTTCGGCGAGGTCACGGTCATCCCGGTCAACGGGCACGGTCCCGAGGACGTCGTGGTCGACGACCAGGGGCGGATCTACACCGGCGTCGACGACGGGCGGATCCTGCGCGTCACGCCGGACGGCGGGCGGATCGACGTCCTCGGCGACACCGGCGGGCGTCCGCTGGGGCTGGAGTTCTACGGCGAAGACCTCCTGATCTGCGACGCCAAGGCCGGTCTGCTCACCATGCCGCTCGCGGGCGGCCCCGTCACCACGTTGGCGACTTCGGCGGTGGGGCTCGACTTCGTGTTCTGCAACAACGCCGCCGTCGCCTCCGACGGCACGGTGTACTTCACCGATTCGTCGCGCCGCTTCGGCATCGAGAAATGGCGCGACGATCTGATCGAGCAGACCGGCGGCGGCAGGCTCCTGCGGCGCACGCCGGACGGGAAGATCGAGCAGCTCGCCGACGGTTTCCAGTTCGCCAACGGTGTCGCGCTGCCGCCCGACGAGTCCTATGTGGCCGTCGCGGAGACCGGCGCCTACCGGGTCGCGCGCGTGTGGCTCACGGGCGACAAGGCGGGCACGCGGGACTACCTCGTCGACGATCTGTGGGGCTATCCCGACAACATCTCGACCGGCAGCGACGGGCTGATCTGGATCACCGTGGCCAGCCCGAAGGTCCCCGCGCTTTCCTTGGTGCAGAAGCTCCCCGCGCCGCTGCGGGCCGGGGTCCGGGCGCTGCCGACGGCCCTGCAGCCCGCACCCGCGCGGGAATGCGGGGTGCGCGGCGTGACTCCGGACGGGAAGCAGGTCCACGAACTACGCGGGGAGATCGACGGATTCCATGTGCTCGTCGGCGTCCGCGAGCGGGCCGGGACGCTTTACTTCGGCTCGCTGGAGGACAACGCGATCGCCGTGACGACGGTCTGA
- a CDS encoding VOC family protein, with translation MNRKSREFQVSFDALDPKALSTFWRDALGYVHPGPPGVEVPEGTDPLDAWADFLERVGVPEDQRNTRSALEDPDGEGPRIFFQQVPEDKIAKNRVHLDIRAAPGLVGDERMAALEAECDRLVALGAKRIQRFEPEQPLSLGFIVMNDPEGNEFCLD, from the coding sequence ATGAACCGCAAGAGCCGCGAATTCCAGGTCAGCTTCGACGCCCTCGACCCCAAAGCTCTATCGACCTTCTGGCGTGACGCCCTGGGTTACGTCCACCCCGGCCCTCCTGGGGTGGAGGTGCCCGAAGGCACCGACCCGCTGGACGCGTGGGCCGATTTCCTCGAGCGGGTCGGCGTGCCCGAGGATCAGCGCAACACCAGGTCGGCCCTCGAAGACCCCGACGGTGAAGGGCCGCGGATCTTCTTCCAGCAGGTCCCGGAGGACAAGATCGCGAAGAACCGCGTCCACCTCGACATCCGCGCCGCACCCGGGCTCGTGGGAGACGAGCGCATGGCGGCGCTCGAAGCCGAGTGCGACAGGCTTGTCGCATTGGGGGCGAAGCGGATTCAGCGCTTCGAGCCCGAGCAGCCGTTGAGCCTCGGCTTCATCGTGATGAACGATCCGGAGGGCAACGAGTTCTGTCTCGACTGA
- a CDS encoding HNH endonuclease signature motif containing protein — protein MSETLLPELPQELWRAGKLELAHGVEQSLRVIRMATACLGRFLAEIESRGVKDLYGYGSTASWLADLAGLSRGEAGPIVKRAIALNPTRALDGTEVPPVAPATAAVAAQGLVGDERIDQILEILKNLPAEISAEDRAGAERILANLAPSAGPRQLAEAEANLLGLLNPDGDEPKDPESKEPRREITLERRKDGFWKLTGLLDDETGARTAAALEAHAQPRPVDEFGQADLRMKCERMGDAWAELLDLAIACPDQPGTGGYRTLVHVTVGLEELKSGLGAACLDFVGTMTAREARLAACDCLMLPMVMGASGEPLDMGRLRRFVTPGQRRALNIRDGGCAFPGCHRKPKNCHAHHIEHWADGGPTDLRNMVLLCGFHHRLIHHGDWEVRMAADGLPEFIPPQYRDPLRQPRRNTLHHR, from the coding sequence GTGTCCGAGACCCTTCTTCCCGAGTTGCCGCAGGAGTTGTGGCGCGCTGGCAAGCTGGAGCTTGCGCATGGCGTGGAGCAGTCGTTGCGGGTGATTCGGATGGCGACCGCCTGTTTGGGGCGGTTCCTGGCAGAGATCGAGTCTCGTGGCGTCAAAGACTTGTATGGGTATGGCAGTACGGCGAGCTGGCTCGCGGATCTGGCGGGATTGTCGCGCGGCGAGGCGGGTCCGATAGTGAAGCGGGCGATCGCCCTGAACCCCACCCGCGCTCTGGATGGCACGGAGGTTCCGCCTGTCGCTCCCGCCACTGCCGCTGTCGCCGCTCAGGGATTGGTCGGGGACGAAAGGATCGATCAGATCCTGGAGATCTTGAAAAACCTCCCGGCCGAGATTTCGGCGGAGGATCGGGCGGGTGCGGAGAGGATCCTGGCGAACCTTGCCCCGAGCGCTGGTCCGCGGCAGCTCGCTGAGGCTGAGGCGAACCTGCTGGGCTTGCTGAATCCGGACGGCGACGAGCCGAAGGATCCTGAGTCGAAGGAGCCGCGCCGGGAAATCACCCTGGAGCGCCGCAAAGACGGCTTCTGGAAGCTGACTGGTCTCCTCGACGATGAGACCGGTGCCCGCACGGCCGCTGCTTTGGAGGCGCATGCCCAGCCGCGGCCGGTGGACGAGTTCGGTCAGGCGGACTTGCGGATGAAGTGCGAGCGCATGGGGGATGCCTGGGCTGAGCTGCTGGACCTGGCCATCGCCTGTCCGGATCAGCCGGGAACCGGCGGTTACCGCACCTTGGTGCATGTCACGGTCGGGCTTGAGGAGTTGAAGTCCGGTCTCGGCGCCGCCTGCCTCGACTTCGTCGGCACGATGACCGCCCGTGAAGCCCGACTAGCCGCCTGCGACTGTCTGATGTTGCCGATGGTGATGGGTGCCTCGGGTGAGCCTCTGGATATGGGGCGGCTGCGCAGATTCGTCACGCCCGGCCAGAGACGCGCGTTGAACATCCGCGACGGTGGCTGTGCGTTCCCGGGGTGTCATCGGAAGCCGAAGAATTGCCACGCTCATCATATTGAGCACTGGGCAGACGGCGGGCCAACGGATCTTCGGAATATGGTGCTGCTCTGCGGTTTTCATCATCGGTTGATTCATCACGGTGACTGGGAAGTACGGATGGCGGCCGATGGGTTACCGGAGTTCATCCCACCCCAATACCGGGATCCGCTCCGACAACCCCGGCGTAACACCCTGCACCACCGCTGA
- a CDS encoding histidine phosphatase family protein: MGAIYLVRHGQASFGAENYDQLSPRGFEQSTVVGEELLRRGVEFTQARAGSLARQRDTAATALKVLGSGIAVVEDERWNEYDHVDIAKHHAAGVQQTDSRAYQAALDGALNAWVSAGASGPCAETWPRFLDRVKGALADVVASLGKGEHAVVFSSGGVIATVCGALMGTPEAGLLKLNRVTVNAGITKLVSGRGGVTLLSFNEHPHFEAETAELLTYR; the protein is encoded by the coding sequence ATGGGCGCTATCTACCTGGTCCGGCACGGGCAGGCGTCGTTCGGCGCGGAGAACTACGACCAGCTCTCGCCGCGCGGCTTCGAACAGTCCACTGTGGTCGGTGAGGAACTGCTGCGGCGGGGTGTCGAATTCACCCAGGCGCGAGCGGGTTCACTCGCTCGCCAACGGGACACGGCCGCGACGGCGTTGAAGGTGCTCGGTTCCGGGATCGCCGTGGTCGAGGACGAACGCTGGAACGAGTACGACCACGTCGACATCGCGAAGCACCACGCCGCCGGGGTTCAGCAGACCGACTCGCGGGCGTATCAGGCCGCTTTGGACGGTGCGCTGAACGCCTGGGTCTCAGCGGGAGCTTCCGGTCCGTGCGCCGAGACCTGGCCCCGGTTCCTGGATCGGGTCAAGGGTGCGCTGGCGGATGTCGTGGCGTCGCTGGGGAAGGGTGAGCACGCCGTCGTCTTCAGCTCCGGTGGCGTGATCGCGACAGTCTGCGGCGCGCTCATGGGCACGCCGGAGGCTGGGCTGCTGAAACTGAACCGGGTCACCGTGAACGCGGGCATCACCAAACTGGTGTCCGGCCGCGGTGGGGTGACCTTGTTGTCGTTCAACGAACATCCGCATTTCGAGGCGGAAACCGCGGAACTACTCACTTATCGCTAG
- a CDS encoding YafY family protein, translating to MEDERGTTERVLTLLGLLQQRAVWTGPELGERLGVTPRTIRRDVERLRALGYPVQASNGVGGGYQLGPGHDMPPLLLDDEEAIATAVSLLAGAGSGEAALRALTKLDRVLPTRLRHEVSALSGSVVAFDGSRAPIDPDVLMTLARACRDEVEAGFAYPSSSGFAVRRVEPYRLVASGRRWYLLAYDLDRDDWRTFRVDKMTEVSARSWRFRPRPAPDAAAYVQENIASRVYRHQARFLVHAPAPVVRAQIPASAAVVRERGRSRCEVVSGAGDLDFLLMHVVVLGHAFEVIEPVELGERCRVLADRLLSAAGSVSPHSAD from the coding sequence ATGGAGGACGAGCGCGGGACGACCGAACGGGTGCTCACCCTGCTCGGCCTGCTGCAGCAGCGCGCGGTGTGGACCGGCCCGGAACTGGGCGAACGGCTCGGCGTCACGCCGCGAACGATCCGGCGCGACGTCGAACGCCTGCGCGCGCTCGGGTATCCGGTGCAGGCCAGCAACGGCGTCGGCGGTGGATACCAGCTCGGGCCCGGCCACGACATGCCGCCGCTGCTGCTGGACGACGAGGAGGCGATCGCCACCGCGGTCTCACTGCTCGCCGGCGCGGGCAGCGGTGAGGCCGCGCTCCGGGCGCTGACGAAACTCGACCGGGTGCTGCCGACCAGACTGCGCCACGAGGTGAGCGCGCTGTCCGGTTCGGTGGTCGCCTTCGACGGAAGCCGCGCGCCGATCGACCCCGACGTACTCATGACCCTGGCCCGTGCTTGCCGCGACGAGGTCGAGGCGGGCTTCGCGTACCCGTCCTCCTCGGGTTTCGCGGTGCGGCGGGTCGAGCCGTATCGGCTGGTGGCTTCCGGGCGGCGCTGGTACCTGCTCGCCTACGACCTCGACCGGGACGACTGGCGCACCTTCCGTGTCGACAAGATGACCGAGGTTTCCGCGCGATCGTGGCGTTTCCGCCCGCGCCCGGCTCCCGACGCGGCGGCCTACGTGCAGGAGAACATCGCCAGCCGCGTCTACCGGCACCAGGCGCGATTCCTGGTGCACGCCCCCGCTCCGGTCGTGCGGGCGCAGATCCCGGCTTCGGCGGCCGTGGTACGGGAACGGGGCCGTTCGCGGTGCGAGGTGGTGAGCGGGGCCGGGGATCTCGACTTCCTGCTGATGCACGTGGTGGTGCTGGGGCACGCGTTCGAGGTGATCGAGCCGGTGGAGCTGGGGGAGCGGTGCCGGGTGCTGGCCGATCGGTTGCTGTCCGCTGCCGGTTCTGTTTCTCCGCATTCAGCCGACTAA
- a CDS encoding enoyl-CoA hydratase family protein, whose translation MSPFRATPPITADWEHFEFTVDDGVATVTLDRPEKLNALTFDVYADLRDLLAELPHRGDVRVLVVTGRGRGFCSGGDVEEIIGELQKMESAELLEFTRMTGAVVKALRECPIPVIAAVNGIAAGAGSVIALASDFRLLASSAKFAFLFTKVGLAGADMGSAYLLPRLVGLGRATELLMLGDKIDATRAEAIGLASKVVPDAELASEASALARRLADGPALAYGTTKVLLTRELDMDLGSSIELEAITQALLMTAKDHGEFYAAWTAGRSPQWTGR comes from the coding sequence ATGAGCCCGTTCCGCGCCACGCCGCCGATCACGGCGGACTGGGAGCACTTCGAGTTCACTGTGGACGATGGCGTCGCCACGGTCACCTTGGACCGCCCCGAAAAACTGAACGCACTCACCTTCGACGTCTACGCGGACCTGCGCGATCTGCTGGCCGAGTTGCCGCACCGCGGCGACGTCCGGGTGCTGGTCGTCACCGGCCGGGGCCGCGGCTTCTGCTCCGGCGGCGACGTCGAAGAGATCATCGGCGAGCTGCAGAAGATGGAGTCCGCGGAGCTGCTGGAGTTCACGCGGATGACCGGCGCGGTGGTGAAGGCGCTGCGGGAGTGCCCCATCCCGGTGATCGCCGCGGTGAACGGCATCGCGGCGGGCGCGGGTTCGGTGATCGCGCTGGCGAGCGACTTCCGGCTGCTGGCGTCCTCGGCGAAGTTCGCCTTCCTGTTCACGAAGGTCGGCCTGGCCGGCGCGGACATGGGCTCGGCGTACCTGCTGCCGCGGCTGGTGGGCCTGGGCCGGGCGACCGAATTGCTGATGCTGGGCGACAAGATCGACGCGACCCGCGCGGAGGCGATCGGCCTGGCCTCGAAGGTGGTGCCCGACGCCGAGCTTGCTTCCGAGGCTTCCGCGTTGGCTCGACGTTTGGCCGATGGACCTGCTCTGGCGTATGGGACGACGAAGGTCCTGTTGACGCGGGAGCTGGATATGGACCTGGGGAGTTCCATCGAGCTGGAGGCGATCACGCAGGCTTTGCTGATGACGGCGAAGGACCACGGGGAGTTCTACGCGGCGTGGACGGCCGGGCGTTCGCCCCAGTGGACCGGGCGATGA
- a CDS encoding benzoate-CoA ligase family protein: MTFNLATHFVDRLPGERTALLCGDEEVTYADLAARVNRAGNVLRDLGVRSGQRVLLALNDGVEFVAVWYAAQKIGAVTAEVYSFLQPKDYAYYLDYTEAAVVIADGSTLPALREAGARNLLVVGDVALEPGEHSFDALAASASAELEAAPTTLDDVAIWKFTTGSTGSPKACVHPARSALESFDRYALGVLGLREDDRVLAVPKLFFGYARDLTALFPFGVGASGIVFPQRSTADLLFSLIERYRPTILVNVPTMMSAMIAHPAASTVDMSSLRLATSAGEALPSELHRKWDGLFGVPVIDGIGSSEAYHIYLSNVPGAQRVGSLGREVPGYTARVLDESGDPLPDGEIGTLEVTGPTIAREYYGDAEKTARTFRGDTLRTGDLFSRDGDGYFHHHGRADDLLKVSGVFVAPSEIEDCLIGHPAVVDCAVLGVTVDGLVVPRACVVLAEGASATAEELKDHARAHLAKHKYPREVVFVTELPRTANGKLDRRALRRVEAE; the protein is encoded by the coding sequence ATGACCTTCAATCTGGCGACCCATTTCGTCGACCGCCTTCCCGGCGAGCGGACGGCGTTGCTGTGCGGCGACGAGGAAGTCACTTACGCGGATCTGGCGGCGCGGGTGAACCGGGCCGGGAACGTGCTGCGGGACCTCGGTGTCCGAAGTGGACAGCGGGTTCTGCTGGCGCTGAACGACGGCGTGGAGTTCGTGGCCGTCTGGTACGCGGCGCAGAAGATCGGCGCGGTCACCGCCGAGGTCTATTCCTTCCTCCAGCCCAAGGATTACGCGTACTACCTGGACTACACCGAGGCCGCCGTCGTCATCGCGGACGGCTCGACGTTGCCCGCGCTGCGTGAAGCCGGGGCGCGGAACCTGCTGGTCGTCGGCGATGTCGCACTGGAGCCCGGCGAGCACTCGTTCGACGCGCTGGCCGCATCCGCGTCGGCCGAACTGGAGGCCGCGCCGACCACGCTGGACGACGTCGCGATCTGGAAGTTCACCACCGGGAGCACCGGCTCCCCCAAGGCATGCGTGCACCCGGCGCGTAGCGCGCTGGAGAGCTTCGACCGGTACGCGCTCGGCGTGCTCGGCCTCCGGGAGGACGACCGCGTGCTGGCCGTGCCGAAGCTGTTCTTCGGCTACGCGCGCGATCTGACCGCGTTGTTCCCGTTCGGTGTCGGCGCGTCCGGGATCGTGTTCCCGCAGCGCAGCACCGCCGACCTGCTGTTCTCGCTGATCGAGCGCTACCGGCCCACGATCCTGGTCAACGTGCCGACCATGATGAGCGCGATGATCGCTCACCCTGCGGCGTCTACTGTGGACATGAGCTCGCTACGGCTCGCGACGTCCGCGGGCGAGGCGCTGCCTTCGGAGCTGCATCGCAAGTGGGACGGCCTGTTCGGTGTCCCGGTGATCGACGGGATCGGCTCCTCGGAGGCGTACCACATCTATCTGTCCAACGTTCCCGGCGCGCAGCGGGTCGGCAGCCTCGGCCGCGAGGTACCCGGCTACACCGCTCGCGTCCTCGACGAGAGCGGCGATCCCCTACCGGATGGGGAGATCGGCACCTTGGAGGTGACCGGCCCGACCATCGCGCGCGAGTACTACGGCGACGCGGAGAAGACCGCGCGGACGTTCCGCGGCGACACCCTGCGCACGGGCGACCTGTTCAGCCGCGACGGCGACGGGTACTTCCACCACCACGGCCGCGCCGACGACCTGCTGAAGGTGTCGGGTGTGTTCGTCGCGCCGAGCGAGATCGAAGACTGTCTCATCGGTCATCCCGCGGTCGTCGACTGCGCGGTACTGGGTGTCACGGTCGACGGCCTGGTCGTCCCGCGGGCGTGCGTCGTCCTGGCGGAGGGCGCTTCCGCCACGGCCGAGGAACTGAAAGACCACGCTCGGGCACACCTGGCGAAGCACAAGTACCCGCGCGAGGTGGTGTTCGTGACCGAACTCCCCCGCACCGCCAACGGAAAACTCGATCGGCGCGCGTTGCGCCGGGTGGAGGCAGAGTGA